From Carettochelys insculpta isolate YL-2023 chromosome 8, ASM3395843v1, whole genome shotgun sequence, a single genomic window includes:
- the GPBAR1 gene encoding G-protein coupled bile acid receptor 1, with translation MGEASLTHLSWFSGPLAVFIILANLFIILGILCNRQLHGAASWFFLSLLFADLLTGATLPFIPRVKLEDGRGYHRCFFIHVVPNFFFLSFLANLLMVHWQKYLCILYPLHYHRFWVYRWGLLCLLLAWALPLLFACLPVLGWNSWQPNSNCSYQQVFPTAYLYLEIYCFLIPSILAMGFMSAQVMWVARRQLRDIKKVLRSVHPGQGPSELEQQLELRQAKCIAGLSLIFLVCWVPYLAGLHLSVLAIQNSFSDTATLVVLTCVGSGNAAVVPIILGLSSRQYTQFWREAAAQGCGGCRARCCRQAEAGRHAAGTLQDPGPGVEAEPVDPSPC, from the coding sequence ATGGGGGAGGCCTCCCTGACGCACCTGTCTTGGTTCTCCGGCCCCCTCGCGGTCTTCATCATCCTGGCCAACCTCTTCATCATCCTGGGCATCCTCTGCAACCGGCAGCTGCACGGCGCCGCCAGCTGGTTCTTCCTCAGCCTGCTCTTCGCCGACCTCCTGACCGGGGCAACCCTGCCCTTCATCCCCCGGGTGAAGCTGGAGGACGGGCGGGGCTACCACCGCTGCTTCTTCATCCACGTGGTCCCCAACTTCTTCTTCCTCTCCTTCCTGGCCAACCTGCTGATGGTGCACTGGCAGAAGTACCTGTGCATCCTCTACCCACTGCATTACCACCGCTTCTGGGTGTACcgctgggggctgctctgcctgctgctggcctgggccctgcctTTGCTCTTCGCCTGCCTGCCCGTGCTGGGCTGGAACAGCTGGCAACCCAACTCCAACTGCTCCTACCAGCAGGTCTTCCCCACCGCCTACCTCTACCTGGAGATCtactgcttcctcatcccctccaTCCTGGCCATGGGCTTCATGTCTGCCCAGGTGATGTGGGTGGCCCGCCGCCAGCTGCGGGACATCAAGAAGGTGCTGCGTTCGGTGCACCCAGGCCAGGGCCCCtcggagctggagcagcagctggagctgagacAGGCCAAGTGCATCGCCGGCCTCTCCCTGATCTTCCTGGTGTGCTGGGTGCCCTACCTGGCCGGCCTGCACCTCTCAGTGCTGGCCATCCAGAACAGCTTCAGCGACACGGCCACCCTCGTGGTCCTCACCTGCGTGGGCAGCGGGAACGCCGCCGTGGTACCCATCATCCTGGGCCTCAGCAGCCGCCAGTACACCCAGTTCTGGCGGGAGGCGGCCGCCCAGGGCTGCGGCGGCTGCAGGGCGCGGTGCTGCAGGCAGGCTGAGGCCGGGCGCCACGCGGCTGGGACCTTGCAGGACCCGGGCCCTGGCGTGGAGGCAGAACCGGTGGATCCATCTCCCTGCTGA